TCTTTCCGGAGTAGCTTTTTTTCTCTCTCCTTCATTTTTTTCTGATTTAATGCAGCTTCAGCAGCCTTTTTCTCCTCCTCCTCTTTCTTCCGCCTCTCCTCCTCAACGATCcttgcttcttcttcttcctgcAATCTCTTGGCCAAAAGCTTCGCCTCCTTCTTCCTCAGCTTCTCAGCTTTCTGTTCCTCTTTCCGTCTCAAAAGTCTAGGGTCCCTTTTATAGGCATTATCAACAAGAGCACGTACACGGGCATATTCTTCTTTCCTTGCTCCCTCCGATAGTTTTGCGTTTTGCCTTTCCATCCACCTCCTGTGTTCACGAGACTCAGCCTGATCGAGTTCAAATTCATCAGCATGAGGAAATTCCCTCCAGCTCTTAAAGCTataccaaaaatcataaaagCTATCCACTTCTTGAAATGGAGTGTTATCATCCCCCAAGGTTGGGACTGGCTGGTTTACTGACCACCGACCATTCCTCAAGAATGCAGGTCCAAAAACC
This genomic interval from Primulina huaijiensis isolate GDHJ02 unplaced genomic scaffold, ASM1229523v2 C13187668, whole genome shotgun sequence contains the following:
- the LOC140965449 gene encoding uncharacterized protein — encoded protein: VLIDPVRRRIYDSTDEFDDEIPSDCAPHEFFKVFGPAFLRNGRWSVNQPVPTLGDDNTPFQEVDSFYDFWYSFKSWREFPHADEFELDQAESREHRRWMERQNAKLSEGARKEEYARVRALVDNAYKRDPRLLRRKEEQKAEKLRKKEAKLLAKRLQEEEEARIVEEERRKKEEEEKKAAEAALNQKKMKEREKKLLRKERTRFRSLAAPILSQHLLNLTDSNVEDLCTSLDKEQLRNLCDMMEGKEGRECAKLLRQALEVDYKDKDEKQDEKNFQQNGSVRLNGQVAQSSNEKRE